Genomic segment of Cronobacter dublinensis subsp. dublinensis LMG 23823:
GAGCTGGCCGATGCCGCAGGCCATCAAAACGGCGATTCTGGACATCTGCCAGGGGCAACCGCTGACGCTTTCGCAGCTCGGCAGGCTCGATAACCAGCTCGGCTGCCTGTTTGCCGAGGCAGTTAACGCGCTGATGCAGCAGCAAAACCTCAACCCGGAAGATGTCATGGCGATCGGCTGCCACGGGCAGACCGTCTGGCATGAACCTACCGGCAGTGCGCCGCATTCGATGCAGATCGGCGACAACAATCAGATCGTGGCGCGCACCGGCGTGTGCGTTGTAGGTGATTTCCGCCGTCGCGATATGGCGCTCGGCGGGCAGGGCGCGCCGCTGGTGCCCGCTTTTCATCAGGCTTTGCTGGCGCACCCGACGGAGCGGCGTATGGTGCTGAACATCGGCGGCATCGCCAACCTGTCGCTGCTGTTTCCAGGACAGCCGGTTAAAGGCTTCGACACCGGCCCCGGTAATATGCTGATGGACGCCTGGATCTGGCGCCAGCAGGGCAAACCCTACGATAAAGACGGCGAATGGGCCGCGAGCGGCACCGTAGTGCGCCCGCTGCTGCAACAAATGCTGAGCGACCCTTATTTTTCCGCCCCGGCCCCCAAAAGCACCGGGCGTGAATATTTCAACTACGGCTGGATAGAGCGCCAGCTGTCGCTCTTTGCAGGGCTGGCGGCGCAGGATGTGCAGGCGACGCTACTTGAGCTTACCGCCAGCACTATCTCCCGCGAAGTGCAGCTCAGCGGCGGCGCGGAGCGGCTGATGATTTGCGGCGGCGGTGGACGCAACCCGCGTCTGGTGGCGCGCCTCGCGGCGCTCCTGCCTGGCACCGAAGTCTCCTCCACTGATGAGATGGGCATTCGCGGCGACGATATGGAAGCGCTGGCCTTCGCCTGGCTTGCGTACCGCACGTTGAGCGGCGTGCCGGGCAACCTGCCGTCGGTTACCGGCGCGCGCGAGGCGAGCGTGCTGGGCGCTATCTTTCCCGCCAACCCCTTAAATAATCGGACTTTGCCGACTTTTCCGCTGCCGTCAGGCAGATAGACTGAATGCGTTACGGGGGCCCGGCCCCCTCCAGAAATACGCTTTCAGGATATGCCATGAAGAAACTGCTTGTCGTTTTGCTTCCCGCGATGCTCGCTGGCTGTAGCTACTATGACGCTATGGTCGAGCGCATGCACACCGATACCCTTGAATACCGCTGCGATGATAAACCGCTGACGGTGTCGCTCAATCACACGCGCCAGCAGGTCAGTTTCGTGCTGGATAATAAAGTGCTGCACCTCAACGAAGGCCGCGCCGCCTCGGGCGTGCGCTATACCGACGGCATCTATGCGTTCTGGTCGAAAGGCGACGAGGCGACGGTCTACTACCGTGACAATATTGTGTTAAATCACTGTCAGTTACAAAACCCGAAGCGTTGAGATTTTAGCGGGTGGGGCGCACAATAGCGCCACCCGATCCTCACTGGTTCAACGCTATGTCTGATCTTGACCATCTGCAACAGATTGCGCATCTGCGCCGCGAATATACCAAAGGCGGGCTGCGCCGCCGCGATTTAACCGACCAGCCGCTGCCGCTGTTTGAGCGCTGGCTCGCTCAGGCGTGCGAGGCGAAACTCGCGGATCCTACCGCAATGGTCGTCGCCACCGTCGATGAACA
This window contains:
- the anmK gene encoding anhydro-N-acetylmuramic acid kinase — its product is MKSGRYIGVMSGTSLDGVDVVLAAIDEHMVAQQASLSWPMPQAIKTAILDICQGQPLTLSQLGRLDNQLGCLFAEAVNALMQQQNLNPEDVMAIGCHGQTVWHEPTGSAPHSMQIGDNNQIVARTGVCVVGDFRRRDMALGGQGAPLVPAFHQALLAHPTERRMVLNIGGIANLSLLFPGQPVKGFDTGPGNMLMDAWIWRQQGKPYDKDGEWAASGTVVRPLLQQMLSDPYFSAPAPKSTGREYFNYGWIERQLSLFAGLAAQDVQATLLELTASTISREVQLSGGAERLMICGGGGRNPRLVARLAALLPGTEVSSTDEMGIRGDDMEALAFAWLAYRTLSGVPGNLPSVTGAREASVLGAIFPANPLNNRTLPTFPLPSGR
- the mliC gene encoding C-type lysozyme inhibitor; amino-acid sequence: MKKLLVVLLPAMLAGCSYYDAMVERMHTDTLEYRCDDKPLTVSLNHTRQQVSFVLDNKVLHLNEGRAASGVRYTDGIYAFWSKGDEATVYYRDNIVLNHCQLQNPKR